A genomic window from Sporosarcina sp. Marseille-Q4063 includes:
- the ffh gene encoding signal recognition particle protein, which yields MAFEGLAERLQGTLQKIRGKGKVNEADVKEMMREVRFALIEADVNLKVVREFVKTVSEKAVGSDVMKSLTPGQQVVKIVKDELTNLMGGEQEPIKFSRNSPTVIMMVGLQGAGKTTTSGKLATLLRKRHNRKPLLVAADVYRPAAIEQLETVGRQLTIPVFSRGTDISPVEIVRQALEEAKKEHHDIVIVDTAGRLHVDEKLMQELADIHELSTPDEVFLVVDAMTGQDAVNVAQNFNETVGITGVVLTKLDGDTRGGAALSIRSVTGKPIKFIGVGERMDALEAFHPERMASRILGMGDVMSLIEKAQDNVDEDKAKELEEKFRTQTFTLDDFLDQLQQVKKMGPLDELLKMMPGAGKIKGLENAQVDEGQMGRVEAVIQSMTTKERTTPEIINANRRRRIAKGSGTSIQEVNRLLKQFEEMKKMVKQMTNMQQKGKKRMKMPGFDSFFK from the coding sequence ATGGCATTTGAAGGATTAGCTGAGCGGCTGCAAGGGACGCTCCAAAAGATTAGGGGCAAAGGAAAGGTTAACGAAGCAGACGTTAAAGAAATGATGCGAGAAGTTCGTTTTGCGCTTATTGAAGCAGACGTTAACTTAAAAGTCGTTCGTGAATTTGTGAAAACAGTAAGTGAAAAAGCTGTTGGTTCAGATGTTATGAAGAGTTTAACACCTGGCCAACAAGTTGTTAAAATTGTTAAAGATGAATTGACGAATTTAATGGGCGGCGAACAGGAGCCGATTAAGTTTTCAAGAAATTCTCCGACTGTCATTATGATGGTTGGGTTACAAGGTGCTGGTAAGACAACTACTTCCGGTAAACTAGCAACCTTATTACGAAAGAGGCATAATAGAAAGCCGTTGCTCGTTGCGGCAGACGTATACCGTCCAGCTGCGATTGAGCAACTAGAAACAGTAGGCAGACAATTGACGATTCCGGTATTTTCACGCGGAACAGATATCTCACCTGTAGAAATCGTTCGTCAGGCGCTCGAAGAAGCCAAGAAAGAACATCATGATATTGTCATCGTCGATACCGCGGGTAGATTGCACGTTGATGAAAAACTGATGCAAGAGCTGGCAGATATCCACGAATTATCAACGCCTGATGAAGTATTCCTAGTCGTGGACGCGATGACCGGTCAAGATGCTGTAAACGTTGCGCAAAATTTTAATGAGACCGTAGGAATTACAGGGGTTGTCTTGACGAAGCTCGACGGAGATACAAGAGGGGGAGCCGCGCTATCAATTCGTTCAGTGACTGGCAAGCCGATTAAATTTATCGGGGTCGGGGAGCGAATGGATGCACTTGAAGCATTTCACCCTGAACGAATGGCGTCACGAATTCTTGGCATGGGCGATGTCATGTCCCTTATTGAAAAAGCGCAGGATAATGTAGACGAAGATAAAGCGAAAGAGCTGGAAGAGAAGTTCCGAACGCAAACATTTACACTCGACGATTTTCTTGACCAATTGCAACAGGTGAAGAAAATGGGCCCGCTTGATGAATTACTAAAAATGATGCCGGGCGCGGGTAAAATTAAAGGTTTAGAAAATGCTCAAGTTGATGAAGGACAAATGGGGCGCGTTGAAGCTGTCATCCAATCAATGACTACAAAAGAACGTACTACCCCTGAAATAATTAACGCAAATAGACGCAGGCGCATTGCAAAAGGATCAGGAACTTCAATTCAAGAAGTGAATCGTCTGTTGAAACAATTTGAAGAAATGAAGAAAATGGTTAAGCAAATGACCAACATGCAACAAAAAGGGAAAAAACGAATGAAAATGCCTGGATTCGATTCTTTTTTCAAGTAA
- the smc gene encoding chromosome segregation protein SMC, translating to MFLKRLEIIGFKSFAERIGIDFVPGVTAVVGPNGSGKSNITDAIRWVLGEQSAKSLRGAKMEDVIFAGSDSRKPLNFAEVTLILDNSKGLFPLDYTEISVSRRVFRSGESTYLLNGQQCRLLDINNVFMDSGLGKEAFSIISQGRVDEILNSRPEDRRSIFDEAAGVLKYRNRKRKAEHKLFETSDNLDRVLDILKELEIRIAPLKESAEAAEKHATLSEETREADSLLLNYDAGKLRVEIEAKLKEAEKFEVKQQQLKTATGNAEEESRRLKELLATVDHELETLQKKLVDVSSEAEKWEGRRLLSIEKERNATVQIERLQLDLASAREEKSTLQTKLEQSQSKLSSLTAEYKTISTEMNEIAQILKRSVVETENEIEELKSIYIDNLNEEATLRNELKHIEERLAGEKYSSEKIVEQTKSLNKRLKELTDEKSVKERALVNLTAEMKQVSAAFISNTNELRENEVELSKKEQLLQQAYNKQHEMQGRMRALQSMEADFSGFYSGVKEVLVARKSGKLSGINGAVAELINVDNDYVNAVETALGGAMQHIVTTSEADARKAIGYLKSRNAGRATFLPLDVMKSRKIQPTALRSIEHHPEFISTADELVNVPGPYKIITENLLGNVLVSKTLTGASEIAKAVNYRFRVVTLNGDIVNAGGSLTGGGTKGRATIFSRKAELETLQSQLSQMASSIGVAEVSIGDSKMKVAEFMQKTEQSRKSNETLQLEMAAAQSSIRETDIAINALEIERASVEMGRRGAETTGSELATRKIALEENHQQLLKKLETIKKEIETLERLAADRRNEEASLTSRLTELRERAAVMREQTSYEKTAIHDMEQSLESAQQRMTAISKELDYINGVDGEENLTAEEISNQIEQAIAKKEAVETAIIKYRENRLKQTASIVEKEEVLRDLRSNVEKMNIKHNNVTIELSRLEVKYEAITGRLLNEYGLRPDFSATIEFDEQAVREKLIRLKQELADIGPVNPGAINEYKEVSERHEFLTAQRNDLLEAKQTLQVAMSEMDEEMTSRFSSTFDAVQNRFRHVFKEMFGGGNADLILTDPNNLLETGVDIVARPPGKKLQNLSLLSGGERALTAISLLFAIIEVRPVPFCILDEVEAALDEANVIRYSKYLKKFSDKTQFIVITHRKGTMEGADVLYGITMQESGVSKLISVKLSEIPEEAIM from the coding sequence ATGTTTCTAAAAAGACTCGAAATAATAGGTTTTAAATCATTTGCTGAGCGGATTGGCATTGACTTTGTTCCCGGAGTGACAGCAGTTGTCGGTCCGAATGGGAGTGGGAAAAGTAATATTACAGATGCCATACGATGGGTCCTCGGCGAACAATCCGCAAAATCGTTGCGCGGTGCGAAAATGGAAGATGTTATTTTCGCTGGAAGCGATTCGCGGAAGCCGCTTAACTTTGCCGAAGTAACCCTTATTTTAGATAATAGTAAGGGCCTTTTTCCACTGGATTACACTGAAATCAGTGTCAGTCGACGGGTTTTTCGTTCCGGCGAAAGTACATATTTATTGAATGGGCAACAATGTAGACTATTAGACATAAATAATGTGTTCATGGATTCAGGGCTTGGGAAAGAGGCTTTTTCCATCATATCGCAAGGTCGTGTTGATGAAATATTAAATAGCAGACCTGAAGATCGTCGAAGTATTTTTGATGAAGCCGCAGGCGTTTTGAAATATCGAAATCGAAAACGCAAGGCTGAACATAAGTTGTTCGAAACATCGGATAACCTAGACCGCGTGCTCGACATCTTAAAAGAACTTGAAATTCGAATAGCCCCACTTAAAGAGAGTGCCGAAGCAGCAGAAAAGCATGCGACACTTTCTGAAGAAACTCGCGAGGCAGATAGTTTATTATTAAATTATGATGCCGGGAAGCTTCGGGTTGAAATCGAGGCGAAGTTAAAGGAAGCTGAAAAGTTCGAAGTTAAACAACAACAGCTCAAAACCGCTACAGGAAATGCTGAAGAAGAGTCTCGTCGATTGAAAGAACTACTGGCAACCGTTGACCATGAGTTAGAGACATTACAGAAAAAACTCGTAGATGTAAGCTCAGAGGCAGAAAAATGGGAAGGGCGTCGTCTTCTTTCCATTGAAAAAGAACGAAATGCCACTGTTCAAATTGAAAGACTACAGTTGGATTTGGCGTCAGCACGTGAAGAAAAATCTACACTGCAGACGAAACTAGAGCAATCCCAATCCAAGTTAAGTTCCTTAACGGCTGAATATAAAACGATATCAACTGAGATGAATGAAATAGCTCAAATTCTGAAGCGTTCAGTCGTTGAAACGGAAAATGAAATCGAAGAATTGAAATCGATATATATTGACAATTTGAATGAAGAAGCCACCCTTCGAAATGAATTGAAACATATAGAAGAGCGACTTGCGGGAGAAAAGTATTCTTCTGAAAAAATAGTTGAACAGACAAAGTCTTTGAACAAACGACTTAAAGAATTAACTGATGAAAAATCAGTAAAAGAACGAGCGCTTGTTAATTTAACTGCAGAAATGAAGCAAGTAAGTGCCGCTTTTATAAGCAACACAAATGAACTTCGTGAAAATGAGGTCGAATTAAGCAAGAAAGAGCAACTTCTTCAACAAGCCTATAATAAGCAACATGAAATGCAGGGGAGAATGCGTGCGTTACAAAGCATGGAAGCAGACTTTTCTGGGTTTTATTCGGGCGTAAAAGAAGTGCTCGTCGCTCGTAAATCCGGAAAACTAAGTGGTATAAATGGTGCGGTCGCCGAACTGATTAATGTCGACAATGACTATGTCAATGCCGTTGAAACTGCTCTTGGCGGAGCGATGCAGCATATTGTAACCACTTCCGAGGCTGATGCTAGAAAAGCGATTGGTTATTTAAAATCTCGCAATGCTGGGCGGGCAACATTTCTTCCGCTCGATGTCATGAAATCAAGAAAAATTCAACCGACTGCTTTAAGATCAATTGAGCACCACCCTGAATTTATAAGTACAGCAGACGAGCTTGTGAATGTACCAGGTCCGTACAAAATTATTACTGAAAACCTTTTGGGGAACGTGCTCGTTTCCAAAACACTTACAGGTGCATCTGAAATTGCTAAAGCTGTAAATTATCGGTTCCGTGTCGTTACACTCAATGGAGACATTGTAAATGCTGGCGGATCACTTACGGGTGGAGGCACAAAAGGTCGAGCCACCATATTCTCCAGAAAAGCTGAACTCGAAACTTTACAAAGTCAGCTTAGCCAAATGGCATCATCAATCGGAGTGGCGGAAGTCTCAATTGGCGATTCAAAAATGAAAGTTGCCGAGTTCATGCAAAAAACGGAACAATCCCGGAAGTCCAATGAAACATTACAATTGGAAATGGCTGCTGCCCAGTCAAGTATCCGTGAAACGGACATCGCGATCAATGCACTCGAAATTGAAAGAGCTTCTGTTGAAATGGGAAGACGCGGTGCAGAAACGACAGGCTCAGAACTGGCGACTAGAAAAATAGCATTAGAAGAAAATCACCAGCAATTACTAAAGAAATTGGAAACGATTAAAAAAGAAATTGAAACACTTGAACGACTCGCGGCGGATCGTCGAAATGAAGAGGCTTCGTTGACATCTAGGTTAACAGAGTTGCGCGAGCGGGCGGCTGTTATGCGTGAACAAACTTCCTATGAAAAAACGGCAATTCATGACATGGAGCAATCATTAGAATCAGCACAACAAAGAATGACTGCAATTTCGAAAGAACTGGATTATATCAATGGTGTAGACGGCGAAGAAAATTTAACTGCCGAAGAAATTTCGAACCAAATTGAACAGGCGATAGCCAAAAAAGAAGCTGTTGAAACTGCGATTATAAAATATAGAGAAAATAGATTGAAACAAACAGCAAGCATCGTAGAAAAAGAAGAAGTTTTACGTGACTTAAGATCGAATGTAGAGAAGATGAACATCAAACATAATAATGTCACAATCGAATTATCACGGTTAGAAGTTAAATACGAGGCAATTACCGGGCGATTACTTAATGAATACGGTCTTCGACCAGACTTTTCTGCAACAATCGAATTTGATGAACAAGCGGTACGCGAGAAACTAATTCGACTGAAACAGGAATTAGCAGATATCGGCCCCGTCAATCCGGGGGCGATTAATGAATACAAGGAAGTTTCAGAACGACATGAGTTTTTAACGGCGCAACGAAATGATTTACTCGAAGCGAAACAAACTTTGCAAGTCGCTATGTCCGAAATGGACGAAGAAATGACTTCGCGTTTTTCATCAACGTTTGATGCAGTCCAAAACCGATTCCGACATGTCTTCAAAGAAATGTTCGGCGGCGGAAACGCGGATTTAATATTAACAGACCCGAATAATTTATTGGAAACCGGGGTCGATATTGTCGCTCGCCCTCCCGGGAAAAAACTGCAAAACCTAAGTTTGTTATCGGGCGGAGAACGCGCATTGACGGCAATATCCTTATTGTTTGCAATCATTGAAGTCCGTCCAGTACCGTTTTGTATTCTAGATGAAGTCGAGGCGGCCCTCGATGAAGCGAACGTTATACGTTATAGTAAATACTTGAAGAAGTTTTCGGATAAGACTCAGTTCATTGTGATTACCCATCGAAAGGGAACAATGGAAGGGGCAGATGTATTGTACGGTATTACAATGCAAGAATCCGGTGTATCAAAACTGATTTCCGTAAAGCTGTCTGAAATACCTGAAGAAGCGATTATGTAA
- a CDS encoding KH domain-containing protein: MQQLIETIVKPLVDFPDDVRVKKDEQESRVTYKLSVNAEDMGKVIGKQGRVAKAIRTIVYSAAGSHHGKRVFVDIID; the protein is encoded by the coding sequence ATGCAGCAGCTGATTGAAACAATTGTAAAACCATTAGTCGATTTTCCCGATGATGTTCGGGTTAAGAAAGATGAACAGGAAAGCAGAGTTACGTATAAACTTTCTGTGAATGCCGAAGATATGGGCAAAGTAATTGGAAAGCAAGGGCGCGTTGCTAAAGCAATCCGCACGATTGTCTATTCAGCTGCGGGTAGTCACCACGGCAAAAGAGTCTTCGTGGATATCATAGATTGA
- the rimM gene encoding ribosome maturation factor RimM (Essential for efficient processing of 16S rRNA), with the protein MNWYNVGKIVNTHGILGEVRVISSTDFPEERYAIGSKLGLFMPGSDKPINLTVASHRKHKSFDLLTFENHPYVQDVEVYRDGVLKVSEDKLEKLEDGVFYYHEIVGCLVVTLDGTEVGAVTEIFETGANDVWTVKPEKGKLQYIPYIDDVVKEIDVDNKKIVIDPIEGLLS; encoded by the coding sequence ATGAATTGGTATAATGTAGGGAAAATCGTTAACACCCATGGAATTCTCGGAGAAGTCCGGGTGATTTCGAGTACAGATTTTCCGGAGGAACGTTATGCAATCGGAAGTAAACTCGGTCTTTTTATGCCGGGAAGCGATAAACCGATTAACCTGACTGTCGCAAGTCATCGGAAACATAAAAGCTTTGATCTTTTGACATTTGAAAATCATCCATATGTGCAAGATGTTGAAGTATACCGAGATGGCGTTTTGAAAGTGTCCGAAGATAAACTGGAAAAGTTAGAGGATGGCGTATTTTATTATCATGAAATTGTCGGTTGTCTCGTTGTTACATTAGACGGTACGGAAGTTGGCGCAGTGACGGAAATTTTCGAAACTGGCGCAAATGATGTATGGACGGTAAAACCTGAAAAAGGTAAATTACAATATATTCCCTACATTGACGATGTCGTAAAAGAAATCGACGTTGACAATAAAAAAATCGTGATTGATCCGATTGAAGGGTTGCTTTCATGA
- the ftsY gene encoding signal recognition particle-docking protein FtsY has translation MSFFKRMKEKITGTNEAVTDKFRDGLTKTRDQFTSKVNDLVARFREVDEEFFEELEDLLLQADVGFETVMELIDELKLEVQRKNIKSTEGIQTVISEKLVEIYEGGEEANSDLNIQEDGLSVILMVGVNGVGKTTTIGKLAARLMAEGKTVMLAAGDTFRAGAIDQLVVWGERAGVEVIRQSEGSDPAAVMYDAVHAAKNRKVDVLICDTAGRLQNKVNLMNELQKVRRVISNEVEGAPHEVLLALDATTGQNALVQAETFQEATNVTGIVLTKLDGTAKGGIVLAIRKKLNIPVKFVGLGENMDDLQPFDPEKYVYGLFANELDKQFEADK, from the coding sequence TTGTCTTTTTTCAAGCGAATGAAAGAAAAGATTACAGGAACAAATGAAGCGGTAACAGATAAATTCAGAGATGGATTAACAAAAACACGCGACCAATTCACATCTAAAGTAAATGATTTGGTTGCACGTTTTAGAGAAGTCGATGAAGAATTCTTTGAGGAGCTAGAAGATCTTCTTTTACAAGCAGACGTAGGCTTTGAAACTGTCATGGAGCTAATTGATGAATTGAAGCTTGAAGTTCAAAGGAAAAACATTAAAAGTACCGAGGGCATTCAAACAGTTATTTCCGAAAAACTTGTTGAAATTTATGAGGGTGGCGAAGAAGCGAATAGCGATTTAAATATTCAGGAAGATGGACTTTCTGTAATCTTGATGGTTGGCGTTAACGGTGTCGGAAAAACGACTACGATTGGAAAGCTGGCTGCACGTTTAATGGCGGAAGGAAAGACGGTCATGCTTGCAGCTGGAGATACGTTTAGAGCAGGTGCAATCGATCAGTTAGTTGTTTGGGGAGAAAGAGCCGGTGTTGAAGTGATCAGGCAATCGGAAGGTTCAGATCCTGCAGCAGTTATGTATGATGCGGTTCATGCCGCGAAAAACCGAAAAGTGGATGTCCTGATTTGCGATACTGCAGGTAGACTTCAAAACAAAGTAAATTTGATGAATGAGTTGCAAAAAGTCCGTCGCGTCATTAGCAATGAAGTCGAAGGCGCGCCGCATGAAGTGCTCTTGGCACTGGATGCGACGACCGGTCAAAATGCACTTGTTCAAGCGGAAACATTCCAAGAAGCGACAAATGTAACAGGAATCGTGCTGACAAAGCTTGATGGAACAGCAAAAGGCGGGATTGTTTTAGCGATTAGAAAGAAATTAAATATCCCGGTGAAATTCGTTGGTCTCGGTGAGAACATGGACGACTTACAACCTTTTGACCCGGAGAAATATGTGTACGGATTATTCGCCAATGAATTAGATAAACAATTTGAAGCAGACAAGTAA
- the ylqF gene encoding ribosome biogenesis GTPase YlqF, with protein MTIQWFPGHMAKARREVTEQLKLVDIVFELVDARLPLSSRNPMIDEVIQHKPRLLILNKADLADSAETTKWIQYFKNEGTHAVAINSFQGQGLQAVTRAAKEILEPRIERQRKRGIRPGAIRAMIVGIPNVGKSTLINRLAKRNVAKTGNKPGVTKAQQWIKYEKELELLDTPGILWPKFEDKEAGYKLAITGAIKDTLLNMEDLALYGLRFLEKKYPNRLMERYGISTVGEEQDDIIKLFDHIGELRNVYTTGGEVDYDKVAEIIVQDIRNEHLGKLTFDSVEIKQEN; from the coding sequence ATGACAATTCAATGGTTTCCAGGGCATATGGCAAAAGCCCGAAGAGAAGTAACAGAACAATTAAAGTTAGTCGATATTGTTTTCGAATTAGTCGATGCCCGCCTGCCGCTTTCATCAAGAAATCCAATGATTGATGAGGTTATCCAGCATAAACCTAGGTTGTTAATTCTCAACAAAGCGGATTTGGCGGATAGTGCTGAAACGACAAAATGGATTCAGTATTTTAAAAATGAAGGAACGCACGCGGTTGCCATTAATTCATTTCAAGGGCAAGGTTTACAAGCGGTTACAAGAGCAGCGAAAGAGATTCTTGAACCTAGGATCGAACGCCAAAGAAAAAGAGGAATACGACCGGGCGCGATTCGCGCAATGATCGTCGGAATTCCGAACGTGGGAAAATCAACGTTAATCAATCGTTTGGCAAAAAGAAATGTCGCAAAAACCGGGAACAAACCTGGTGTAACGAAAGCCCAACAATGGATTAAATATGAAAAAGAACTCGAATTACTGGATACGCCAGGTATTCTGTGGCCTAAATTCGAAGATAAAGAAGCCGGTTATAAACTTGCGATTACGGGTGCGATTAAAGACACGCTTCTGAATATGGAAGATTTGGCGTTATACGGCCTTCGTTTTTTGGAGAAGAAATACCCGAATAGGCTTATGGAGAGATATGGTATTTCTACAGTTGGAGAAGAACAAGACGACATCATTAAGTTGTTCGACCACATTGGAGAACTTCGCAATGTTTATACCACAGGCGGCGAAGTCGATTACGATAAAGTTGCCGAAATTATTGTGCAAGATATCCGAAACGAACATCTAGGTAAACTGACATTCGATAGTGTGGAAATTAAACAAGAAAACTAA
- the rpsP gene encoding 30S ribosomal protein S16, whose translation MAVKIRLKRIGAKKTPFYRIVVADSRSPRDGRQIETVGTYNPLTKPAELKIDEELALKWLQNGAQPSDTVRNLFSDQGIMEKFHNAKHSK comes from the coding sequence ATGGCAGTTAAAATTCGTCTTAAACGTATCGGAGCAAAGAAAACTCCTTTCTATCGTATTGTAGTAGCGGACTCACGTTCACCACGTGACGGTCGTCAAATCGAGACTGTGGGAACTTACAACCCGCTTACAAAACCGGCAGAATTAAAAATTGATGAAGAGCTAGCGCTCAAATGGCTTCAGAACGGTGCTCAACCGTCTGACACAGTCCGCAACCTGTTTTCTGACCAAGGCATCATGGAAAAATTCCATAACGCTAAACACAGTAAATAA
- a CDS encoding putative DNA-binding protein: protein MALIKTTRINFLFDFYQSLLTDKQRTYMDLYYLEDLSLGEIAEEYGISRQAVYDNVRRTEVMLEDYELKLNLFSKFQQRLEIIGDMEKLLTDSTDQSDEVRKLLDTLKDHM from the coding sequence ATGGCGCTAATTAAAACAACACGCATTAACTTCCTCTTCGATTTTTATCAGTCATTATTAACTGATAAACAAAGAACGTATATGGACTTATATTATTTAGAAGATCTTTCGCTAGGAGAAATCGCGGAGGAATATGGGATATCACGTCAAGCTGTTTATGACAATGTTCGTCGTACCGAAGTGATGCTCGAAGACTATGAATTGAAGTTGAACTTGTTTTCGAAGTTTCAACAAAGATTAGAGATTATTGGAGATATGGAAAAGTTATTAACGGATTCGACAGATCAATCCGATGAAGTCCGAAAACTATTAGATACATTGAAAGATCATATGTAG
- the rplS gene encoding 50S ribosomal protein L19, giving the protein MQNLIAEITKDQLRTDLPEFRAGDTVRLHVRIVEGTRERIQLYEGVVIKRRGGGISETFTVRKISNGVGVERTFPVHTPKIEKIDVVRRGKVRRAKLYYLRSLRGKAARIKEIRK; this is encoded by the coding sequence ATGCAAAACCTAATTGCAGAAATTACTAAAGATCAGCTACGTACTGATCTGCCAGAATTCCGTGCGGGAGACACTGTTCGTTTGCACGTAAGAATTGTTGAAGGAACGCGCGAGCGTATCCAGTTATACGAAGGTGTTGTCATTAAGCGTCGCGGTGGCGGAATTAGTGAAACGTTCACAGTTCGTAAAATCTCTAATGGTGTTGGTGTTGAACGTACATTCCCTGTACATACGCCAAAAATCGAAAAAATCGACGTTGTTCGTCGCGGTAAAGTGCGCCGTGCGAAATTGTACTACCTACGTAGTCTTCGCGGTAAAGCAGCACGTATCAAAGAAATTCGTAAATAA
- the lepB gene encoding signal peptidase I, whose protein sequence is MKEKKPKNESWEWIKALLIAFALAALIRVFLFTPIVVDGISMMPTLEDGDRMIVNKIGYTIGKPDRFDIVVFHAPEQKDYIKRIIGLPGDTVEYRDDILYINGEPLEEPYLNQYKEAVADSPLTEDFTLEGKLDSEVVPKDHVFVLGDNRRKSKDSRHIGVVPIDEIIGSTKIVFWPLKDFGFVE, encoded by the coding sequence ATGAAAGAGAAAAAACCCAAAAATGAATCATGGGAATGGATTAAAGCTTTATTAATTGCATTCGCGTTAGCGGCACTTATTCGAGTGTTCCTTTTTACGCCGATCGTCGTGGACGGTATTTCGATGATGCCGACATTAGAAGATGGTGACCGAATGATTGTCAACAAAATCGGCTATACAATTGGTAAGCCTGATCGTTTTGATATTGTGGTATTCCATGCACCCGAGCAAAAAGACTATATTAAACGAATTATTGGGTTACCAGGTGATACGGTAGAATATCGTGATGATATTTTATACATCAACGGTGAACCGCTGGAAGAGCCCTATTTAAATCAATACAAAGAAGCAGTTGCGGATAGTCCATTAACGGAAGATTTTACGCTTGAAGGAAAACTGGATAGCGAAGTTGTACCAAAAGACCATGTATTCGTTCTCGGTGATAACCGAAGGAAAAGTAAGGATTCCCGACATATCGGTGTCGTTCCGATCGACGAAATCATCGGCAGTACGAAAATTGTATTTTGGCCATTAAAAGATTTCGGTTTTGTTGAATAA
- the trmD gene encoding tRNA (guanosine(37)-N1)-methyltransferase TrmD, producing MRIDILSLFPEMFEGVLHSSIMKKAQENEAVKFDVVDFRDYSENKHRKVDDYPYGGGAGMLLKPEPLFAAVEAVSSKEDTTPRVILMCPQGERFTQAKAEELAKEEHLVFVCGHYEGYDERIREHLVTEELSIGDFVLTGGEIAAMAVVDSVVRLLPNVLGNEDSPVLDSFSTGLLEHPQYTRPANFNGLEVPEVLLSGNHAKIDQWREEQSLIRTYERRKDLLETATLTEHQKKLLSQLEKEEN from the coding sequence ATGAGAATCGATATCCTTTCTTTATTTCCGGAAATGTTCGAAGGCGTTCTTCATTCATCCATCATGAAAAAAGCTCAAGAGAACGAAGCCGTAAAATTTGATGTTGTCGATTTTCGGGATTACTCCGAAAACAAACATCGAAAAGTGGATGATTACCCATATGGCGGCGGGGCGGGAATGTTGCTAAAGCCGGAACCGTTATTTGCTGCTGTAGAAGCTGTATCCTCCAAAGAAGATACGACGCCACGGGTTATTCTAATGTGTCCTCAAGGTGAACGCTTCACTCAGGCAAAAGCGGAAGAACTCGCTAAAGAGGAACACCTCGTTTTCGTTTGCGGTCATTATGAAGGCTACGATGAAAGAATTCGCGAACACCTCGTCACGGAAGAACTATCAATCGGTGATTTCGTCTTAACAGGCGGGGAAATCGCAGCGATGGCGGTAGTGGATAGTGTTGTTCGCCTTTTGCCGAATGTTCTTGGCAACGAAGATTCACCTGTATTGGATTCATTTTCTACGGGGTTATTAGAGCATCCTCAGTACACAAGGCCTGCAAACTTCAATGGTTTAGAAGTGCCTGAAGTATTATTGTCTGGTAATCATGCGAAGATAGATCAATGGCGTGAAGAACAGTCGCTGATTCGAACGTATGAACGAAGAAAAGATTTATTGGAAACTGCAACGTTAACCGAGCATCAAAAGAAATTATTAAGTCAACTCGAAAAAGAAGAAAATTAA